The following coding sequences lie in one Mercenaria mercenaria strain notata chromosome 5, MADL_Memer_1, whole genome shotgun sequence genomic window:
- the LOC128557474 gene encoding beta-microseminoprotein-like has protein sequence MGLTFESGASFKAPAPHCVKCKCSGGVLNCCGYGKNGGVASVAGCMQLDDHSTCDLQFVDSMDETQPCAAWVRIRSMKDE, from the exons ATGGGATTGACATTTGAATCGGGAGCCTCGTTTAAAGCTCCCGCTCCCCACTGTGTAAAGTGTAAATGTTCGGGAGGTGTTTTAAATTGTTGCGG ATATGGTAAAAATGGTGGTGTAGCCAGTGTTGCCGGATGTATGCAATTGGATGATCACAGCACATGCGACTTGCAATTCGTCGACAGTATGGACGAAACTCAACCTTGTGCTGCATGGGTACGAATACGAAGTATGAAAGACGAAtga